A single region of the Terriglobia bacterium genome encodes:
- a CDS encoding choice-of-anchor D domain-containing protein: SAWSALSARTLGMDLPISIGLLTGFLHGVVNTVRGSGEVYASEYLLQIRDLAATSVAANGDDVPVLVHKRIGKGILIYFVNDPSDGVWSNPTDFAVLKQVIENALEFGPGWLAVEPRSGTVPPGERVSLEVTFDAAGLAPGDFNAAVVVRSNDPDEPEVRVPTALHVIGVPDIEVSPADLDFGQVFLGVGATRTLTVANVGTDHLTVSGIAVDEPAFAAAPGSMSLAPGQSAPLSVTFTPSAAGRVGGTLTIASDDPDEGIVRVALVGQGVTPPRIVVTPPSIADSLLEGQSETRALTIANAGGLDLHWSLGLHSEDAGLEDILAALNANYAAVTEAIPSRFDFTGGESGTSIVDGGYHMYDEGNLLGTDLGSPITYSDNLVQDNGLFGPGGRFFTRKVPGLFVLAADLGGISRFEIQGDLGADDFGVATGTVLETEVGGIVYSGYLKRVYHTLVPSVNHLVIVPKGAGISHEFSHWTNDDDHAVTGLQGTRRLFFLLFAGTDGFYVDDDAALRIMNAFLAAVPSPPLVIGPTAGTVPPSGRADVAVAIGAPWLRRGIHPFSIDVASDDPVTPRVTVPVTLTLLPDSDRDGIGDPQDNCPGTANPLQEDGDGDGFGDACDNCPVTPNPDQADANADGSGNACQPDLVLAGVRQDGGSDLTVRAWASDPQGEPLRGDIGFVDVSGGGFVLQDVGATGDCSLGYFPDPPSRKGIGYANVSLGAPYLFDLDSFLGCDDWDPDFMLAPGACDDPTGDFDVWVSLADLTLPANVCVRRLAGTPEAFTITVLDFDADSVTCKLGSFGGRTLTIPFAGRLPRESDISALAPDTAYRLEITATDGNTVPVRAQLEFLHHAESRMIINNPPRAVISVPSTTECDGPGGGRVVLDGSGSLDPDSTGGTGGDIVAFEWSEETAGSGATPLGSGPVIQVVLPRGDHTIGLRVTDSRGEFGTGAATVRVEDTLPPSLSCPGPVTLECQSSRSAWVPLPPAAASDACGVVTVTNSHTSGGHDASGTYPLGTTTVTFVATDSAGQQTSCHTAVTVRDTVPPVLTVVASPTVLWPPNHRMVTVDDTVVATDACDPSPAILLVAASSSESDDALGGGDGSTTDDVQGASVGTPDVSILLRAERDGQGSGRVYTLTYRASDGSGNATQASSTVTVPHDMRDVAVEPLNLVLSGRDSTTVLWGPVEGAQHYDVIRGDLANLRVIGSSIDLGQVVCIDHATTSTTTAGHEDTAMPAPGHVFFYAVQYFDGIENSSYGSESAGEARVVQPGNGDCP, translated from the coding sequence GAGCGCGTGGTCCGCGCTCTCGGCCCGCACCCTCGGCATGGACCTGCCGATCAGCATCGGGCTCCTGACCGGCTTCCTCCACGGCGTGGTCAACACGGTGCGCGGCAGCGGCGAGGTCTACGCCTCCGAGTACCTGCTCCAGATCCGCGATCTCGCCGCGACCTCCGTGGCGGCGAACGGGGACGACGTGCCGGTGCTCGTCCACAAGCGGATCGGCAAGGGAATCCTGATCTACTTCGTCAACGATCCCTCGGACGGCGTCTGGTCGAACCCGACGGACTTCGCCGTCCTGAAGCAGGTGATCGAAAACGCGCTGGAGTTCGGACCCGGCTGGCTCGCGGTCGAGCCTCGATCCGGAACGGTGCCGCCGGGCGAGCGCGTGAGCCTCGAGGTGACATTCGACGCGGCGGGGCTCGCGCCCGGTGATTTCAACGCGGCGGTCGTCGTCCGGAGCAACGATCCCGACGAGCCCGAGGTCCGCGTGCCGACCGCCCTGCACGTCATCGGGGTCCCGGACATCGAGGTGTCTCCCGCGGACCTGGATTTCGGCCAGGTGTTCCTCGGTGTCGGCGCGACGCGCACGCTGACCGTCGCGAACGTCGGCACCGACCACCTGACGGTGAGCGGGATCGCGGTCGACGAGCCCGCCTTCGCGGCCGCTCCGGGGAGCATGAGCCTCGCCCCCGGCCAGTCCGCGCCGCTCTCGGTGACCTTCACGCCGTCGGCGGCGGGAAGGGTCGGCGGAACCTTGACCATCGCGAGCGACGATCCCGACGAGGGGATCGTTCGTGTCGCCCTGGTGGGGCAAGGCGTGACTCCGCCCCGGATCGTGGTGACGCCCCCGTCCATCGCGGACAGCCTGCTGGAGGGACAATCGGAGACTCGGGCTCTGACGATCGCAAACGCGGGCGGCCTCGACCTGCACTGGTCGCTCGGTCTCCATTCGGAGGACGCCGGCCTGGAGGACATCCTCGCCGCCTTGAACGCGAACTACGCCGCGGTGACGGAAGCGATCCCCTCCCGATTCGACTTCACAGGAGGAGAGTCGGGAACGTCGATCGTCGACGGCGGCTATCACATGTACGACGAGGGGAACCTGTTGGGGACGGACCTGGGCAGCCCCATCACCTACTCCGACAACCTCGTCCAGGACAACGGGCTGTTCGGGCCGGGGGGAAGGTTCTTCACCCGCAAGGTTCCGGGGCTGTTCGTCCTGGCCGCCGACCTCGGCGGAATCTCCCGTTTCGAGATCCAGGGGGACCTCGGAGCGGACGATTTCGGCGTGGCGACCGGCACCGTCCTCGAGACCGAGGTCGGAGGGATCGTCTACAGCGGCTACCTGAAGCGGGTCTACCACACGCTCGTGCCGTCGGTCAACCACCTGGTGATCGTCCCGAAGGGCGCCGGGATCTCGCACGAGTTCTCCCACTGGACCAACGACGACGACCACGCGGTCACCGGGCTCCAGGGGACGCGCCGGCTCTTCTTCCTGCTCTTCGCGGGGACGGACGGCTTCTACGTCGACGACGACGCCGCCCTGAGGATCATGAACGCCTTCCTGGCCGCCGTTCCCTCTCCCCCGCTCGTGATCGGGCCGACGGCCGGGACGGTCCCGCCCTCCGGCCGAGCGGACGTCGCGGTCGCGATCGGCGCACCTTGGCTCCGCCGCGGGATCCACCCGTTCTCGATCGACGTCGCGAGCGACGACCCCGTCACTCCCCGCGTCACCGTCCCGGTGACGCTGACGCTGCTCCCCGACTCCGACCGCGACGGGATCGGGGACCCGCAGGACAACTGTCCCGGGACCGCGAACCCGCTGCAGGAGGACGGCGACGGCGACGGATTCGGCGACGCCTGCGACAACTGTCCGGTCACCCCCAATCCCGACCAGGCGGACGCGAACGCGGACGGATCGGGGAACGCCTGCCAACCGGACCTCGTCCTCGCGGGGGTCCGGCAGGACGGGGGCTCCGACCTCACCGTTCGAGCCTGGGCTTCCGACCCGCAGGGAGAGCCCCTCCGAGGGGACATCGGCTTCGTCGACGTCTCCGGGGGAGGCTTCGTCCTGCAGGACGTGGGCGCGACGGGCGACTGCTCGCTGGGCTACTTCCCGGATCCTCCCTCGAGGAAGGGAATCGGGTACGCTAACGTGTCGCTGGGCGCGCCGTACCTCTTCGACCTGGACTCGTTCCTCGGCTGCGACGATTGGGATCCCGACTTCATGCTGGCGCCGGGCGCCTGCGACGACCCGACCGGCGACTTCGATGTGTGGGTCTCGTTGGCCGATCTCACCCTGCCCGCGAACGTCTGCGTCCGGCGATTGGCGGGAACCCCGGAGGCCTTCACGATCACCGTACTCGATTTCGACGCCGACTCGGTGACGTGCAAGCTGGGATCGTTCGGCGGGAGGACCCTCACCATCCCGTTCGCCGGCCGGCTCCCGAGGGAATCCGACATCTCGGCGCTGGCACCCGACACCGCGTATCGGCTCGAGATCACCGCGACGGACGGGAACACGGTCCCGGTGAGGGCCCAGCTGGAGTTCTTGCACCACGCCGAGAGCCGGATGATCATCAACAACCCGCCGCGCGCGGTCATCTCGGTCCCATCCACGACCGAGTGCGACGGTCCGGGCGGCGGGCGCGTGGTCCTGGACGGGTCCGGCTCGCTGGACCCGGACTCCACCGGCGGAACCGGTGGCGACATCGTCGCCTTCGAATGGTCCGAGGAGACGGCGGGGTCCGGTGCAACGCCGCTCGGCTCCGGTCCCGTGATCCAAGTGGTCCTGCCCCGTGGAGACCACACCATCGGCCTCAGGGTGACGGACAGCCGCGGGGAATTCGGGACGGGCGCCGCCACCGTGCGGGTCGAGGACACCCTCCCGCCCTCGCTGTCGTGCCCCGGTCCGGTCACCCTCGAGTGCCAGTCGAGCCGATCGGCGTGGGTGCCGCTGCCGCCGGCGGCCGCGTCCGACGCCTGCGGCGTGGTGACCGTCACCAACAGCCACACCTCGGGCGGCCACGACGCCTCGGGAACGTACCCGCTGGGGACGACCACGGTGACCTTCGTCGCCACCGACAGCGCCGGCCAGCAGACCTCGTGCCACACCGCCGTCACCGTGCGCGACACAGTCCCACCGGTCCTCACGGTGGTCGCGAGCCCGACCGTGCTGTGGCCGCCGAACCACAGGATGGTGACCGTCGACGACACCGTGGTCGCGACGGACGCGTGCGATCCGAGCCCGGCGATCCTGCTCGTGGCGGCGAGCTCGAGCGAGTCCGATGACGCGCTGGGTGGCGGGGACGGCAGCACCACCGACGATGTCCAGGGCGCTTCCGTCGGCACCCCCGACGTGTCGATCCTGCTCCGCGCGGAGCGCGACGGCCAGGGGTCGGGGCGCGTCTACACCCTGACTTATCGGGCGTCCGACGGCTCGGGGAACGCGACCCAAGCGTCCTCGACGGTCACGGTGCCGCACGACATGAGAGATGTGGCGGTGGAGCCTCTGAACCTGGTCCTGTCGGGGCGTGACAGCACCACCGTCCTCTGGGGCCCGGTGGAGGGCGCCCAGCACTACGACGTGATCCGGGGCGACCTGGCGAACCTGAGGGTCATCGGCTCGAGCATCGACCTCGGCCAAGTGGTCTGCATCGACCACGCCACCACGAGCACGACGACCGCCGGCCACGAGGACACGGCGATGCCGGCGCCCGGGCACGTGTTCTTCTACGCGGTGCAGTACTTCGACGGGATCGAGAACAGCTCCTACGGCTCGGAATCGGCCGGGGAGGCCCGCGTCGTCCAGCCCGGCAACGGGGATTGCCCTTGA
- the rho gene encoding transcription termination factor Rho: MPEGRPRGRRGHGGGGRDARDNGRRSHPNEVSEEVAAPPADGGEIPEEIAPAPEEGVDDRAIDLNSLYRMTNQALTAAARRLNVSGAAGMRKQDLIFEIMKAQSEKSGLVFAEGVLQILQDGYGFLRHPDYNYLPGPDDIYVSPSQIKRFGLVTGDTVSGQVRPPKEDENYFALIKVLAVNFDDPEKLRDRIFFDNLTPLYPLERLRLETGPENMSGRIMDLLTPIGKGQRGLIVSPPRTGKTMLLQSIANSVTKNHPEVFLIVLLIDERPEEVTDMQRSVAGEVVASTFDEPAQQHVHVAEMVMEKAKRLVEHKKDVVILLDSITRLARAYNTVQPPSGKVLSGGIDANALQRPKRFFGAARNIEEGGALTIIATALIDTGSRMDDVIFEEFKGTGNMELHLDRKLTDRRVFPSIDLERSGTRKEELLMPKDQLNKVWILRKILSQMSTVEAMELLIDKLSKSKSNEDFLMMMQQPSS; this comes from the coding sequence ATGCCTGAAGGTCGGCCGCGAGGACGTCGAGGTCACGGCGGCGGAGGGCGCGATGCGCGCGACAACGGCCGCCGCTCCCACCCGAACGAGGTGAGCGAGGAGGTCGCCGCTCCGCCCGCCGACGGCGGGGAGATTCCCGAAGAGATCGCCCCGGCCCCGGAGGAGGGCGTCGACGATCGCGCCATCGACCTGAACTCCCTCTACCGGATGACGAACCAGGCCCTGACCGCGGCCGCCCGGCGGCTCAACGTCTCGGGAGCCGCGGGGATGCGCAAGCAGGACCTGATCTTCGAGATCATGAAGGCGCAGTCGGAGAAGAGCGGCCTCGTGTTCGCGGAGGGGGTGCTCCAGATCCTCCAGGACGGCTACGGCTTTCTCCGCCACCCGGATTACAACTACCTTCCGGGTCCGGACGACATCTACGTCTCTCCCTCCCAGATCAAGCGGTTCGGCCTCGTCACCGGCGACACCGTCTCGGGCCAGGTCCGCCCGCCGAAGGAGGACGAGAACTACTTCGCGCTGATCAAGGTGCTCGCGGTCAACTTCGACGATCCCGAGAAGCTCCGCGACCGGATCTTCTTCGACAACCTGACGCCCCTCTACCCCCTCGAGCGCCTGAGGCTCGAGACGGGGCCCGAGAACATGTCGGGCCGGATCATGGATCTCCTCACCCCGATCGGGAAGGGGCAGCGCGGCCTGATCGTGTCCCCCCCCCGCACCGGCAAGACCATGCTCCTCCAGTCGATCGCGAACTCGGTCACCAAGAACCACCCCGAGGTCTTCCTGATCGTCCTCCTGATCGACGAGCGCCCCGAGGAGGTCACCGACATGCAGCGCTCGGTGGCCGGGGAGGTCGTGGCGTCCACGTTCGACGAGCCGGCGCAGCAGCACGTCCACGTGGCCGAGATGGTCATGGAGAAGGCGAAGCGGCTCGTCGAGCACAAGAAGGACGTGGTGATCCTGCTCGACTCGATCACCCGCCTCGCCCGGGCCTACAACACCGTCCAGCCGCCGTCGGGGAAGGTGCTGTCGGGCGGCATCGACGCCAACGCCCTCCAGCGCCCCAAGCGGTTCTTCGGCGCCGCGAGGAACATCGAGGAGGGCGGCGCCCTGACCATCATCGCCACCGCGCTGATCGACACCGGCTCCCGGATGGACGACGTGATCTTCGAGGAGTTCAAGGGAACCGGCAACATGGAGCTGCACCTCGACCGGAAGCTCACCGACCGGCGGGTGTTCCCGTCCATCGACCTCGAGCGCTCGGGGACGCGGAAGGAGGAGCTCCTGATGCCGAAGGACCAGCTGAACAAGGTCTGGATCCTGAGGAAGATCCTGAGCCAGATGTCCACGGTCGAGGCGATGGAGCTCCTCATCGACAAGCTCTCGAAGAGCAAGTCGAACGAGGACTTCCTGATGATGATGCAGCAGCCGAGCTCGTAG
- the recG gene encoding ATP-dependent DNA helicase RecG, translated as MVNVDTELRYLKGVGPRRAERLKEGGLETVEDLLYVLPFRYEDRRAFARIAALLPGASETTLAVKVARSRLIRTRRPGFTIFEATLEDDSGSIRAVWYNQPYLDRLFVEGRRAVIFGRASLDRYGREVILENPDYEFLDAEDAEGIHTGRIVPVYRKLADLSSRMQRSLIHRALEQLEPPLGGPVPAAIAARHGLVDRLRALLTVHFPSPDTGLDALASRTTPAQRTLAFEEIFLLQLALAVRKRGLEAEARGISYEVPDALRTKLARLLPFRLTLAQKRVLREIGADLRSPHPMNRLLQGDVGSGKTIVALLTLLVAVENGYQGALMVPTEILADQHYRNLSRLLDPAGAGYRRGLLTGSVGAAARRRTLEGLRTGAIDLVVGTHALFEPGVEFERLGLVVVDEQHRFGVLERAALAGKGARPDVLVMTATPIPRSLALTLYGDLDLSVIDEMPPGRTPVKTLIRGDEDREKVYQGVRKEVLAGRQVYVVVPLVEESEKSDLKAATAFAAVLREKVLPDLRVGLLHGRLKGDEKDAAMRSFAAGEIGVLVATTVIEVGVDVPNASVMIVEHAERFGLSQLHQLRGRVGRGASRSYCILMVGEGAPGREARERLAVMAESNDGFRIAEKDLEIRGPGAVFGTQQHGMTDLQFLAVVLRDPVLLEAARSEAQELVAEGTAGRERAARILGSLRPGWKRRLSLAGIG; from the coding sequence ATGGTGAACGTCGACACGGAACTCCGGTACCTCAAGGGCGTCGGGCCCCGCCGCGCGGAGCGACTCAAGGAGGGCGGCCTCGAGACGGTCGAGGATCTCCTGTACGTGCTCCCGTTCCGGTACGAGGACCGGAGGGCCTTCGCGCGGATCGCGGCGCTCCTGCCGGGCGCATCCGAGACGACGCTCGCGGTCAAGGTCGCCCGGAGCCGGCTGATCCGGACGAGGCGTCCCGGATTCACGATCTTCGAGGCCACGCTCGAAGACGACAGCGGATCGATCCGCGCGGTCTGGTACAACCAGCCGTACCTCGACCGCCTGTTCGTCGAAGGGCGCCGGGCCGTGATCTTCGGCCGGGCCTCGCTCGACCGGTACGGCCGCGAGGTGATCCTCGAGAACCCGGACTACGAGTTCCTCGACGCCGAGGACGCGGAGGGGATCCACACCGGCCGGATCGTGCCGGTGTACCGAAAGCTCGCCGACCTCTCGTCGCGCATGCAGCGGAGCCTCATCCATCGCGCGCTGGAGCAGCTCGAGCCGCCGCTCGGCGGACCGGTCCCCGCCGCGATCGCCGCGCGCCACGGCCTCGTCGACCGGCTCCGCGCGCTCCTCACGGTCCACTTCCCTTCGCCCGACACCGGGCTCGACGCGCTGGCATCCCGGACGACCCCCGCGCAGCGAACGCTCGCTTTCGAGGAGATCTTCCTGCTCCAGCTGGCGCTGGCCGTGAGGAAGCGCGGCCTCGAGGCGGAGGCGCGAGGGATCTCCTACGAGGTCCCCGACGCGCTCCGGACCAAGCTGGCGCGGCTCCTCCCGTTCCGGCTCACTCTGGCCCAGAAGCGCGTCCTGAGGGAGATCGGGGCGGACTTGAGGTCGCCCCACCCGATGAACCGGCTGCTCCAGGGGGACGTCGGGTCGGGAAAGACGATCGTGGCGCTCCTCACCCTCCTCGTCGCCGTCGAGAACGGCTACCAGGGGGCGCTCATGGTTCCCACCGAGATCCTCGCGGACCAGCACTACCGGAACCTCTCCCGGCTGCTCGACCCCGCGGGGGCCGGCTACCGGCGCGGGCTGCTCACGGGATCCGTCGGCGCCGCCGCGCGCCGGCGGACGCTCGAGGGGCTGAGGACGGGAGCGATCGACCTCGTGGTGGGGACGCACGCGCTGTTCGAGCCCGGGGTCGAGTTCGAGAGGCTCGGCCTCGTGGTCGTGGACGAGCAGCATCGCTTCGGCGTCCTGGAGCGCGCCGCGCTGGCGGGCAAGGGAGCGCGGCCCGACGTCCTGGTGATGACCGCCACGCCGATCCCGCGCTCCTTGGCGCTCACGCTCTACGGCGACCTCGACCTCTCGGTGATCGACGAGATGCCGCCCGGCCGGACGCCGGTGAAGACGCTGATCCGCGGCGACGAGGACCGGGAGAAGGTCTATCAGGGGGTCCGGAAGGAAGTCCTCGCGGGACGGCAGGTCTACGTCGTGGTCCCGCTGGTCGAGGAGAGCGAGAAGAGCGACCTCAAGGCGGCGACCGCCTTCGCCGCCGTCCTGAGGGAGAAGGTGCTCCCCGACCTTCGCGTCGGCCTGCTCCACGGCCGGTTGAAGGGGGACGAGAAGGACGCGGCGATGCGGTCGTTCGCGGCGGGGGAGATCGGGGTCCTGGTGGCGACCACGGTGATCGAGGTCGGGGTCGACGTGCCCAACGCCAGCGTGATGATCGTCGAGCACGCGGAGCGGTTCGGCCTCTCGCAGCTCCACCAGCTCCGCGGGCGGGTCGGCCGCGGGGCCTCCCGGTCCTACTGCATCCTGATGGTCGGCGAGGGGGCGCCGGGCCGCGAGGCGAGGGAGCGGCTCGCGGTCATGGCGGAATCGAACGACGGGTTCAGGATCGCCGAGAAGGACCTCGAGATCCGCGGGCCGGGGGCGGTCTTCGGCACGCAGCAGCACGGGATGACGGACCTGCAGTTCCTGGCGGTCGTGCTCCGGGACCCGGTGCTGCTCGAGGCAGCACGCTCGGAGGCCCAGGAACTGGTGGCGGAGGGGACGGCGGGCCGCGAGCGCGCCGCGCGAATCCTGGGCTCGTTGCGCCCCGGCTGGAAGCGCCGGCTGAGCCTCGCCGGGATCGGGTGA
- a CDS encoding DMT family transporter, with amino-acid sequence MSRDRSGSLPAAVALAVAVGAVSWASILVRLSDAPSLGIAFYRLLFSVALLLPWALSRSAPVSARTYGLAAAAGVLLALHFATWITSLRFTSIASSVVIVTTQPAFTAALGPYFLRERPGGRGIAAMVLALSGTAVLAGGDLAVGGRALWGDLLALAGAVTASAYFMIGRRVRERIGFPRYLLLVNSVSAATLLGLAWAGGARLTGYPSATWGWLLLLAAGPHLTGHGLLNWSVRRLPAFTVNMAILGEPVLATVYAAVLFREIPGPAFYGGAILIVAGIVLAASEGRPVPADPSL; translated from the coding sequence ATGAGCCGGGATCGGAGCGGCTCGCTTCCCGCCGCGGTGGCGCTCGCGGTGGCGGTGGGCGCGGTGTCCTGGGCCTCGATCCTCGTGCGGCTCTCGGACGCCCCGAGCCTCGGGATCGCGTTCTACCGGCTGTTGTTCTCCGTGGCGCTCCTCCTGCCGTGGGCGCTCTCGAGGAGCGCGCCGGTCTCGGCCCGCACCTATGGTCTCGCGGCCGCGGCGGGGGTCCTCCTGGCGCTGCACTTCGCCACCTGGATCACCTCGCTCCGATTCACGTCGATCGCTTCGTCGGTGGTCATCGTCACGACGCAGCCGGCGTTCACCGCGGCACTGGGGCCGTACTTCCTGAGGGAGCGGCCGGGAGGGCGGGGGATCGCCGCGATGGTGCTCGCCCTCTCGGGGACGGCGGTGCTCGCGGGGGGGGATCTCGCCGTGGGCGGCCGGGCGCTCTGGGGCGACCTCCTGGCCCTGGCCGGCGCCGTGACGGCTTCCGCCTACTTCATGATCGGGCGGCGCGTGCGGGAGCGGATCGGCTTTCCCCGCTACCTCCTGCTGGTGAACTCGGTCTCCGCGGCGACGCTCCTCGGCCTCGCCTGGGCCGGGGGGGCGAGGCTCACCGGTTACCCCTCGGCGACCTGGGGCTGGCTGCTCCTGCTGGCCGCCGGGCCGCACCTGACGGGCCACGGTCTCCTGAACTGGAGCGTGCGGCGCCTCCCGGCGTTCACCGTGAACATGGCGATCCTCGGCGAGCCGGTCCTGGCCACCGTGTACGCCGCGGTGCTGTTCCGCGAGATCCCCGGGCCGGCGTTCTACGGGGGCGCGATCCTCATCGTCGCGGGGATCGTCCTGGCGGCGAGCGAGGGGCGGCCGGTTCCCGCCGATCCTTCCTTATAA
- a CDS encoding response regulator, which translates to MMPPDAEKVRPNRLLVVDDSRLILRMVRDFFASRGFEIAEASDGREALLRLAGWVPDVIVADILMPVMDGWELFEAVRRLPETAEVPFVFLTVESELPKRLRGFHLGADDYIVKPFAVEELHARVERLLDRRRALEDARRGGDALLAGSGEHLAISDLLQILALNHKDGVVHLRQGAEEGRIVFEDGEMVHAECRRATGSKALYRMLGWPSALFRVLPREGGAGERSITSPAANALMDGLVSLDEWNRWRELIPSGETVLDLAPEARMRLDAHEITAAEFDVMARAKGGAAVQAMLDESPLPDADLAEAICTLLTRGALRARS; encoded by the coding sequence ATGATGCCGCCCGACGCGGAGAAGGTCCGGCCGAACCGCCTGCTGGTGGTGGACGACAGCCGTCTCATCCTCCGGATGGTCCGGGACTTCTTCGCGTCCCGCGGGTTCGAGATCGCGGAAGCGTCGGACGGCAGGGAGGCGCTCCTGCGATTGGCCGGGTGGGTGCCGGACGTGATCGTCGCGGACATCCTGATGCCGGTCATGGACGGCTGGGAGCTCTTCGAGGCGGTGCGCCGCCTGCCCGAGACGGCCGAGGTGCCGTTCGTCTTCCTGACCGTCGAGTCGGAGCTGCCGAAGCGGCTTCGAGGATTCCATCTGGGGGCGGACGACTACATCGTCAAGCCGTTCGCGGTCGAGGAGCTGCACGCGAGGGTCGAGCGGCTCCTCGATCGCCGCCGCGCGCTCGAGGACGCGCGCCGCGGAGGGGACGCGCTCCTTGCCGGCTCGGGAGAGCACCTGGCGATCTCCGACCTGCTCCAGATCCTGGCCCTGAACCACAAGGACGGGGTCGTGCACCTCCGGCAGGGGGCCGAGGAGGGACGGATCGTCTTCGAGGACGGCGAGATGGTGCACGCGGAATGCCGCCGGGCGACGGGGAGCAAGGCGCTCTACCGGATGCTCGGATGGCCGTCCGCGCTGTTCCGGGTCCTCCCCCGCGAGGGGGGCGCCGGCGAGCGGAGCATCACCTCTCCCGCGGCCAACGCCCTGATGGACGGACTCGTCTCCCTCGACGAGTGGAATCGCTGGCGCGAGCTGATCCCGTCCGGCGAGACGGTGCTCGACCTCGCACCCGAGGCGCGCATGAGGCTCGACGCGCACGAGATCACCGCGGCGGAGTTCGACGTCATGGCGCGCGCCAAGGGGGGCGCCGCCGTGCAGGCCATGTTGGACGAGAGCCCGCTGCCGGACGCGGACCTCGCCGAGGCGATCTGCACCCTGCTCACGCGAGGCGCGCTCCGCGCCCGGTCATGA
- a CDS encoding response regulator has product MPTTASPSERPSILVVDDSNLLRGILREELEAEGWEVHLAEAGGTAVEMARDLRPDVILLDVVLPDMDGYEVCRSIKSVEATSAIPIVMLSSHNELKDKLAGFEAGADDYLTKPFFTKELLARLRTTLRVRDAIESSRRLGQFYLEMLFGIGSAITSPFKVDDEVDIILRQALVAVQARRGSILLFDPERGDLEVKGVQGYDGQAGPRHGDRFRISDKLPLLAPDAPDAPLGIRMYEDSSRNSVFVPMVAKERLTGGIEIELEARKRRFSANDQKLLYALASQAAIFIENARLERDVRSMFLSIIVSMASAVDAKDAYTHGHSLRVARIGLLVAQELGLPRERMEPLLLSGILHDVGKIAIPDDILKKPQRLDKAEFEVMKTHPLAGAKLLAHIPALAEVIPGIRHHHEYWDGSGYPDGLKGEQIPLAGRLILIGDAFDAMTTDRIYRKGMSVGDALAEIRKFAGSQFDPTLVARLDDVARAGRIHDDISKTTPSLNELIDHVR; this is encoded by the coding sequence ATGCCCACGACCGCGTCGCCATCGGAGCGTCCGTCCATCCTCGTGGTGGACGACTCGAACCTGCTCCGAGGCATCCTCCGCGAGGAGCTGGAGGCGGAGGGCTGGGAGGTCCACCTGGCGGAGGCCGGCGGAACGGCGGTCGAGATGGCGCGCGACTTGAGGCCCGACGTGATCCTCCTGGACGTGGTGCTGCCGGACATGGACGGGTACGAGGTCTGCCGGAGCATCAAGAGCGTCGAGGCCACGAGCGCCATTCCGATCGTGATGCTCTCGTCGCACAACGAGCTCAAGGACAAGCTCGCGGGGTTCGAGGCGGGGGCCGACGACTACCTCACCAAGCCGTTCTTCACCAAGGAGCTCCTGGCGAGGCTCCGGACGACGCTGAGGGTGAGGGACGCGATCGAGAGCAGCCGGCGGCTCGGCCAGTTCTATCTCGAGATGCTCTTCGGCATCGGATCGGCCATCACGTCGCCCTTCAAGGTGGACGACGAGGTGGACATCATCCTGCGCCAGGCCCTGGTGGCCGTGCAGGCGCGCCGCGGCTCCATCCTGCTCTTCGATCCGGAGCGGGGCGACCTCGAGGTCAAGGGGGTGCAGGGGTACGACGGCCAGGCCGGCCCGCGGCACGGCGATCGGTTCCGGATCTCGGACAAGCTACCGCTGCTGGCCCCGGACGCGCCGGACGCGCCCCTCGGGATCCGCATGTACGAGGACTCGAGCCGGAACTCCGTGTTCGTCCCGATGGTGGCCAAGGAGAGGCTCACCGGAGGGATCGAGATCGAGCTCGAAGCGCGGAAGCGCCGCTTCTCGGCCAACGACCAGAAGCTGCTCTACGCGCTGGCCTCGCAGGCGGCGATCTTCATCGAGAACGCCCGGCTCGAGCGCGACGTGCGCTCGATGTTCCTCAGCATCATCGTGTCCATGGCGAGCGCGGTGGACGCCAAGGACGCCTACACCCACGGCCATTCCCTCAGGGTCGCCCGGATCGGCCTCCTGGTGGCCCAGGAGCTGGGGCTGCCGCGGGAGCGGATGGAGCCGCTGCTGCTGTCCGGGATCCTCCACGACGTCGGGAAGATCGCCATCCCGGACGACATCCTCAAGAAGCCGCAACGGCTCGACAAGGCGGAGTTCGAGGTCATGAAGACTCACCCGCTGGCCGGGGCGAAGCTCCTGGCCCACATCCCCGCGCTCGCCGAGGTGATCCCGGGGATCAGGCACCACCACGAGTACTGGGACGGCTCGGGCTACCCCGACGGGCTCAAGGGGGAGCAGATCCCGCTGGCGGGACGCCTGATCCTCATCGGCGACGCGTTCGACGCGATGACCACCGACCGCATCTACCGAAAGGGGATGTCGGTCGGCGACGCCCTGGCCGAGATCCGCAAGTTCGCGGGATCGCAGTTCGACCCCACCCTGGTCGCGCGCCTCGACGACGTGGCCCGCGCCGGGCGAATCCACGACGACATCTCGAAGACCACGCCCTCCTTGAACGAGCTGATCGACCACGTCCGATGA